Proteins encoded in a region of the Nevskia ramosa DSM 11499 genome:
- the rpsC gene encoding 30S ribosomal protein S3 encodes MGHKINPNLFRLGISTAWTSNWYAERGAYADNLNKDRLVREFLFKKLAQASVSRVQIDRPAKSARVTIHTARPGIVIGKKGEDIEKLRQEVSKLMTLKPDSVHISVEEIRKPELDSKLIAESVAQQLERRIMFRRAMKRAVTNAMRLGAGGIKIQVGGRLNGAEIARTEWYREGRVPLHTLRAHIDYGTAEAKTTYGVIGVKVWVFNGEVFETDRHAGKKEEAGEPASA; translated from the coding sequence ATGGGTCACAAGATCAATCCGAATCTGTTCCGTCTTGGTATTTCGACGGCCTGGACGTCGAACTGGTACGCCGAGCGCGGTGCCTACGCCGACAACCTGAACAAGGATCGCCTCGTGCGTGAGTTCCTGTTCAAGAAGCTGGCGCAGGCTTCGGTCAGCCGCGTGCAGATCGACCGTCCGGCGAAGTCGGCGCGCGTCACGATCCACACCGCGCGTCCGGGCATCGTCATCGGCAAGAAGGGCGAGGACATCGAGAAGCTGCGTCAGGAAGTGTCGAAGCTGATGACGCTCAAGCCTGACTCGGTGCATATCTCGGTCGAGGAAATCCGCAAGCCGGAACTCGATTCCAAGCTGATTGCCGAAAGCGTTGCCCAACAGCTCGAGCGCCGCATCATGTTCCGTCGTGCGATGAAGCGCGCCGTGACCAATGCCATGCGCCTCGGCGCAGGCGGCATCAAGATTCAGGTTGGCGGCCGTTTGAACGGCGCTGAAATCGCTCGTACCGAGTGGTATCGCGAAGGTCGCGTGCCGCTGCATACGCTGCGCGCCCACATTGATTACGGCACCGCTGAAGCGAAGACCACGTACGGCGTCATTGGCGTCAAGGTCTGGGTTTTCAACGGCGAAGTCTTCGAGACCGATCGTCACGCAGGCAAGAAGGAAGAGGCCGGCGAGCCGGCATCTGCCTGA
- the rplP gene encoding 50S ribosomal protein L16 — protein MMQPKRTKFRKQQKGHNRGLAQNGNKVSFGEFGLKSTERGALTARQIEAARRVITRYVKRGGKMWIRIFPDVPVTRKPLEVRMGSGKGNVEWWVAKIQPGKMLYELEGVTEVDAREAFRLAAAKLPVKTTFVHRTIL, from the coding sequence ATGATGCAGCCCAAGCGAACCAAGTTTAGAAAGCAGCAGAAGGGCCATAACCGCGGACTTGCGCAGAATGGCAACAAGGTCAGCTTCGGCGAGTTCGGCCTGAAGTCGACCGAGCGCGGTGCGCTCACTGCTCGCCAGATCGAAGCGGCCCGTCGTGTCATCACGCGTTACGTGAAGCGTGGCGGCAAGATGTGGATCCGCATCTTTCCGGACGTTCCCGTCACCCGCAAGCCGCTGGAAGTCCGCATGGGCTCCGGCAAGGGCAACGTCGAGTGGTGGGTCGCCAAGATCCAGCCGGGCAAGATGTTGTATGAGCTCGAAGGCGTGACCGAAGTCGATGCGCGCGAGGCGTTCCGCCTTGCAGCCGCAAAGCTGCCAGTCAAGACGACCTTCGTGCATCGCACGATCCTGTAA
- the rpmC gene encoding 50S ribosomal protein L29 gives MKTTEFVKTLRDKSPADLKTELAALRKEQFNLRMQAAVGQLTQSNLVHDVRKKIARVKTFMQQQAQKQAKAS, from the coding sequence ATGAAGACCACCGAATTTGTGAAGACGCTGCGGGACAAGTCCCCAGCCGATCTGAAGACTGAACTGGCGGCGCTACGCAAGGAGCAGTTCAACCTGCGCATGCAGGCAGCTGTTGGCCAGCTCACCCAGTCGAATCTGGTTCACGACGTGCGCAAGAAGATCGCCCGCGTCAAGACCTTCATGCAGCAGCAGGCCCAAAAGCAGGCGAAGGCGTCATGA
- the rpsQ gene encoding 30S ribosomal protein S17 codes for MSEVTEVVPAARRIVGRVLSSKMNKTITVAVERTVKHPLYGKLLRKTTKLHAHDENNQCHEGDLVAIVETRPISRSKFFRLVEVLESASELQQREAAAKAGV; via the coding sequence ATGAGCGAAGTTACTGAAGTGGTCCCGGCAGCGCGCCGCATCGTCGGTCGTGTTCTCAGCAGCAAGATGAACAAGACCATCACGGTCGCCGTCGAGCGCACGGTCAAGCATCCGCTGTACGGGAAGCTGCTGCGCAAGACGACGAAGCTGCACGCGCACGACGAAAACAACCAGTGCCACGAGGGTGACCTCGTTGCCATCGTCGAGACGCGCCCGATTTCGCGTTCGAAGTTCTTCCGCCTCGTGGAAGTGCTCGAGAGCGCCAGCGAACTGCAGCAGCGTGAAGCTGCCGCCAAGGCCGGAGTCTAA
- the rplN gene encoding 50S ribosomal protein L14 → MVQQESMLVVADNSGAKVVQVIQVKGSTHRRYACVGDLIKVTVKDAIPRGKVKKGEVHDAVVVRTKKGVRRPDGSTIRFDSNAAVLLTTKLEPIGTRIFGPVTRELRERFMRIISLAPEVL, encoded by the coding sequence ATGGTCCAACAGGAATCAATGCTGGTGGTCGCTGACAACAGCGGCGCCAAGGTGGTCCAGGTCATCCAGGTCAAGGGTTCGACGCATCGTCGTTACGCCTGCGTCGGCGATCTGATCAAGGTCACCGTCAAGGATGCAATCCCGCGTGGCAAGGTCAAGAAGGGCGAAGTGCATGACGCCGTCGTGGTTCGTACCAAGAAGGGCGTGCGCCGTCCGGATGGCTCGACCATCCGTTTCGACAGCAACGCGGCGGTGCTGTTGACCACCAAGCTGGAACCGATCGGTACCCGTATTTTCGGACCGGTGACCCGTGAGCTGCGCGAACGTTTCATGCGCATCATTTCGCTGGCCCCCGAAGTCCTCTGA
- the rplX gene encoding 50S ribosomal protein L24: MRKIKKGDEIIVITGKDKGRRGTVSVVQDDGKIIVEGLNLAKKHQKGNPQAGISGGIVEKEMPLDASNVMLFNAKTGKGDRVGFKFLGEGEARRKVRYFKSNQDVLDA; the protein is encoded by the coding sequence ATGCGCAAGATCAAAAAAGGCGACGAAATCATCGTCATCACTGGCAAAGACAAGGGCCGTCGCGGCACTGTGTCCGTCGTCCAGGATGACGGCAAGATCATTGTTGAAGGCCTGAACCTGGCCAAGAAGCATCAGAAGGGCAACCCGCAGGCTGGTATCAGCGGCGGTATCGTCGAGAAGGAAATGCCGCTCGACGCGTCCAACGTGATGCTGTTCAACGCGAAGACCGGCAAGGGCGATCGCGTGGGTTTCAAGTTCCTCGGCGAAGGCGAAGCCCGTCGCAAGGTGCGTTACTTCAAGTCGAACCAGGATGTTCTGGACGCTTGA
- the rplE gene encoding 50S ribosomal protein L5, with product MAANLQTYYQNTVAPALREKLQCNVMAIPKITKITLNMGVGEATSDKKVIEHAVANMVAIAGQKPVVTKTRISIAAFKVRENYPVGVKVTLRSQQMYEFLERLIAIALPRIRDFRGLKATGFDGQGNYNFGITEQIIFPEIDYDKVDAIRGMNITITTTAKNDEEGRALLDAFSFPFRK from the coding sequence ATGGCCGCTAATTTGCAGACGTACTACCAGAACACTGTTGCGCCGGCGCTTCGCGAGAAGCTGCAGTGCAACGTGATGGCGATTCCGAAGATCACCAAGATCACCCTGAACATGGGCGTGGGTGAGGCGACTTCCGACAAGAAAGTCATCGAACATGCCGTTGCGAACATGGTCGCGATCGCTGGCCAGAAGCCGGTGGTCACCAAGACCCGCATCTCGATCGCCGCGTTCAAGGTTCGCGAGAACTACCCGGTCGGCGTGAAGGTCACCCTGCGCAGCCAGCAGATGTACGAGTTCCTCGAGCGCCTGATCGCGATCGCGCTGCCGCGCATCCGTGACTTCCGTGGTCTGAAGGCAACTGGCTTCGATGGCCAGGGCAACTACAACTTCGGCATCACCGAACAGATCATCTTCCCGGAAATCGACTACGACAAGGTCGACGCCATCCGCGGCATGAACATCACGATCACCACCACCGCGAAGAACGACGAGGAAGGCCGCGCCCTTCTCGACGCTTTCAGCTTCCCGTTCCGCAAGTAA
- the rpsN gene encoding 30S ribosomal protein S14, with protein MAKTNMLEREKNRAELVKKFAKKRNALKATIVDPTASYDERMAAVDSLQKLPRDSSPTRQRNRCNVTGRSRGVYRKFGLSRTKLREAATRGEIPGLKKASW; from the coding sequence ATGGCCAAGACCAATATGCTGGAGCGCGAGAAGAACCGCGCCGAACTCGTCAAGAAATTTGCCAAGAAGCGCAATGCGCTGAAGGCGACGATTGTTGACCCGACCGCCTCGTATGACGAGCGCATGGCGGCTGTCGACAGTTTGCAGAAGCTGCCGCGCGATTCGAGCCCGACTCGCCAGCGCAACCGTTGCAACGTGACCGGTCGTTCGCGCGGTGTCTACCGCAAGTTCGGTCTGTCGCGCACCAAGCTTCGCGAAGCAGCAACGCGCGGCGAAATCCCTGGCTTGAAAAAGGCCAGCTGGTAA
- the rpsH gene encoding 30S ribosomal protein S8 — protein sequence MSINDPIGDFLTRIRNGQSARKKFITSPSSKQREAIAAVLKDEGYIGEYSVTTEGQKKTINVTLKYFQGKPVIERLDRISKPSLRIYKGSDELPRVLAGLGVAIISTSQGMLSDRKARAAGQGGEVVCIVA from the coding sequence ATGAGCATCAACGATCCAATCGGCGATTTTCTGACCCGTATCCGTAACGGTCAGTCCGCCCGCAAGAAGTTCATCACGTCGCCGTCGTCGAAGCAGCGCGAGGCCATTGCGGCCGTGCTGAAGGACGAGGGTTACATCGGTGAGTATTCGGTTACGACCGAAGGCCAGAAGAAGACGATCAACGTCACCCTGAAGTACTTCCAGGGCAAGCCGGTCATCGAGCGTCTGGACCGCATCAGCAAGCCGTCCCTGCGCATCTACAAGGGCAGCGACGAGCTGCCGCGCGTGCTGGCCGGTCTGGGTGTGGCGATCATTTCGACGTCCCAGGGCATGCTCAGCGACCGCAAGGCGCGTGCTGCCGGTCAGGGCGGCGAAGTCGTCTGCATCGTCGCCTAA
- the rplF gene encoding 50S ribosomal protein L6, with protein sequence MSRVAKMPVIIPAGVEFKSSASELSVKGAKATLSLPLPKEVQVELNNGVVTIAEASIKSSPAMSGTVRALLASMVLGVTKGYEKKLILVGVGYRATLTGKKLNLAVGLSHPVDFMVPDGITITVPTQTEVLIQGADKHMVGQVAAKLRSYRPPEPYKGKGVRYSDEKVVLKEAKKK encoded by the coding sequence ATGTCTCGTGTCGCAAAAATGCCGGTCATCATCCCGGCGGGTGTCGAGTTCAAGAGCTCGGCCTCGGAGTTGAGCGTGAAGGGTGCCAAGGCAACCCTGTCGCTGCCGCTGCCGAAGGAAGTGCAGGTTGAACTCAACAATGGTGTCGTCACCATTGCCGAGGCCTCGATCAAGTCGTCGCCTGCGATGTCTGGTACTGTGCGCGCCCTGCTGGCGAGCATGGTCCTTGGCGTCACCAAGGGTTACGAGAAGAAGCTGATTCTGGTCGGCGTCGGCTACCGCGCCACGCTGACCGGCAAGAAGCTGAATCTGGCGGTGGGTCTGTCGCATCCGGTGGATTTCATGGTGCCGGATGGCATCACGATCACCGTGCCGACGCAGACCGAAGTGCTGATTCAGGGTGCCGACAAACACATGGTCGGCCAGGTCGCCGCGAAGCTGCGCAGCTATCGTCCGCCGGAGCCTTACAAGGGCAAAGGCGTTCGCTACTCGGACGAGAAGGTCGTCCTGAAGGAAGCGAAGAAGAAGTAA
- the rplR gene encoding 50S ribosomal protein L18, which translates to MSPKKESRLRRARRTRAKIAELGTHRLSVHRTPRHIYAQIIAGDAGHTVVAASTVEKIVAESLEGTGNVEAAKKVGATIAERAKAAGITKVAFDRSGFQYHGRIKALADAAREAGLEF; encoded by the coding sequence ATGAGCCCGAAGAAAGAATCCCGTCTGCGCCGTGCGCGCCGGACGCGTGCAAAGATTGCCGAGCTGGGCACCCACCGGCTGTCCGTGCATCGCACGCCGCGCCACATCTACGCGCAGATCATTGCGGGTGACGCTGGTCATACCGTGGTTGCTGCATCGACGGTCGAGAAGATCGTCGCCGAGAGCCTGGAAGGCACCGGCAACGTCGAAGCCGCGAAGAAGGTTGGCGCCACGATCGCCGAGCGCGCCAAGGCCGCCGGCATCACGAAGGTCGCATTTGACCGTTCGGGCTTTCAGTATCACGGCCGCATCAAGGCGCTGGCCGACGCCGCTCGCGAAGCTGGACTGGAGTTTTAA
- the rpsE gene encoding 30S ribosomal protein S5, with amino-acid sequence MANPNYNFDDSQSGDFKEKLVAVNRVSKTVKGGKQFTFTALTVVGDGAGKVGFGYGKAREVPVAIQKAMEKARKNMISIELKGATLQHEIWGIHGASRVFMKPASDGTGVIAGSAMRAVFEVAGVQNVLAKSFGSRNKMNMVRATVDALRKLNMPSEIAAKRGKTLEEILG; translated from the coding sequence ATGGCTAACCCCAACTACAATTTCGACGACTCGCAGAGCGGCGATTTCAAGGAAAAGCTGGTCGCCGTGAACCGTGTGTCGAAGACGGTCAAGGGCGGCAAGCAGTTCACTTTCACGGCACTGACGGTCGTTGGTGACGGCGCTGGCAAGGTCGGCTTCGGTTACGGCAAGGCGCGTGAAGTGCCGGTTGCCATCCAGAAGGCGATGGAGAAGGCGCGCAAGAACATGATTTCGATCGAGCTGAAGGGCGCGACCCTGCAGCACGAGATCTGGGGCATCCACGGTGCTTCGCGGGTGTTCATGAAGCCTGCATCCGACGGTACCGGCGTCATTGCTGGCAGTGCGATGCGTGCAGTGTTTGAAGTTGCCGGCGTGCAGAACGTGCTGGCGAAGTCGTTCGGCTCGCGCAACAAGATGAACATGGTGCGTGCAACTGTCGACGCGCTGCGCAAGCTCAACATGCCGTCGGAGATTGCCGCCAAGCGTGGCAAGACTCTTGAAGAAATCCTCGGTTAA
- the rpmD gene encoding 50S ribosomal protein L30, with amino-acid sequence MSATKQVKITLVKSVFGRLQAHRACVRGLGLTRMHSSVVVPATAENMGMVNKIGFMLKIEEV; translated from the coding sequence ATGAGCGCTACCAAGCAAGTCAAAATCACGCTCGTCAAGAGCGTGTTCGGTCGTCTCCAGGCTCATCGCGCCTGCGTGCGCGGCCTCGGTCTGACCCGGATGCATTCCTCGGTCGTCGTTCCGGCGACGGCAGAAAACATGGGCATGGTCAACAAGATCGGCTTCATGCTGAAGATTGAAGAAGTCTGA
- the rplO gene encoding 50S ribosomal protein L15, whose amino-acid sequence MKLNTIKPAAGAKTARVRVGRGIGSGMGKTAGRGHKGQRARKGGRGKIGFEGGQMPIQRRLPKRGFSSAIGKLTVEVRLSDIERMTETEIDLGVLKAAGVIQSQILQAKLIKSGTLTRKITIKGVGVTKGAREAITAAGGSVAE is encoded by the coding sequence ATGAAACTGAATACGATCAAGCCTGCTGCTGGTGCCAAGACGGCTCGCGTTCGCGTCGGCCGCGGTATCGGTTCCGGCATGGGCAAGACTGCTGGCCGTGGTCACAAAGGCCAGCGCGCCCGCAAGGGTGGCCGCGGCAAGATCGGCTTTGAAGGCGGTCAGATGCCAATCCAGCGTCGTCTGCCGAAGCGCGGCTTTTCTTCCGCGATCGGCAAGCTGACCGTTGAAGTGCGTCTGTCGGACATCGAGCGGATGACCGAGACCGAGATCGATCTCGGCGTGCTCAAGGCTGCTGGCGTGATCCAGTCGCAGATCCTGCAGGCGAAGCTGATCAAGTCGGGCACCTTGACCCGCAAGATCACGATCAAGGGCGTTGGCGTCACCAAGGGCGCCCGCGAAGCGATCACCGCCGCCGGCGGCAGCGTCGCAGAGTAA
- the secY gene encoding preprotein translocase subunit SecY yields the protein MAKTPGAGGMMPDLSKIGEVRNRIFFLIGALIVYRIGSFIPVPGIDPAKLAQLFDQQKGTILDMFNMFSGGALSRLSIFALGVTPYISASIIVQLMAATTPQLKELKKEGEAGRRKLTKYTRYGTLGLALFQAVGASYALQGSVALSPGFGFIFTAAVSLVTGTMFLMWLGEQITERGIGNGMSMLIFAGIVSSMPQAIGSTAQLISEGSLNPLVAILVLILVAVVTTFVVFVERAQRRIPIHHARRQQGRKLFAAQTQHLPLKLNMAGVIPPIFASSIILFPASMVRFFGGEGGSGFMQSLANALSPGQALYTILYAFMMIFFCFFYTALVFDSRETAENLKKSGAFVPGVRPGLQTAKYIDNVLTRLTVAGAIYITAVCLTPEFLVTYFNVPFTFGGTSLLITVVVVMDFMAQLQAHLMSHQYEGLLKKANLKSLSNNAGRPGVVRPS from the coding sequence ATGGCCAAGACTCCCGGCGCAGGCGGCATGATGCCGGACCTCAGCAAGATCGGAGAAGTGCGTAACCGCATCTTCTTCCTGATCGGTGCGCTGATCGTCTATCGCATCGGATCGTTCATTCCGGTTCCGGGAATCGATCCGGCGAAGCTCGCGCAGCTGTTCGATCAGCAGAAGGGCACGATCCTGGACATGTTCAACATGTTCTCGGGTGGTGCGCTTTCTCGTTTGTCGATCTTCGCGCTCGGTGTGACGCCTTACATCTCGGCGTCGATCATCGTGCAGCTGATGGCGGCAACGACGCCGCAGCTGAAAGAGCTGAAGAAGGAAGGCGAAGCCGGTCGGCGCAAGCTGACCAAGTACACGCGTTACGGCACCTTGGGTCTGGCGCTGTTCCAGGCGGTCGGTGCGTCGTATGCGCTGCAGGGTAGCGTCGCACTGTCACCGGGCTTTGGCTTCATCTTCACGGCCGCAGTGAGTCTGGTCACCGGCACGATGTTCCTGATGTGGCTGGGCGAGCAGATCACCGAGCGCGGCATCGGCAACGGTATGTCGATGCTGATTTTCGCGGGCATCGTTTCTTCGATGCCGCAGGCGATCGGATCCACCGCACAGTTGATCAGTGAAGGTTCTCTGAATCCGCTGGTCGCGATTCTAGTGTTGATTCTGGTGGCAGTGGTGACCACGTTCGTGGTTTTCGTGGAGCGTGCCCAGCGCCGCATTCCGATCCACCATGCGCGCCGTCAGCAGGGTCGCAAGCTGTTCGCCGCGCAGACGCAGCATCTGCCGCTGAAACTGAATATGGCGGGCGTGATTCCGCCGATCTTCGCATCGAGCATCATTTTGTTTCCGGCGTCGATGGTTCGTTTCTTCGGCGGCGAAGGTGGTAGCGGGTTCATGCAGTCGCTGGCCAATGCACTGTCGCCGGGTCAGGCGCTGTATACGATCCTGTACGCGTTCATGATGATTTTCTTCTGCTTCTTCTACACCGCGCTGGTTTTCGATTCGCGGGAGACGGCTGAGAATCTGAAGAAGTCGGGTGCCTTCGTGCCGGGCGTGCGTCCTGGCCTGCAGACTGCCAAGTACATCGATAACGTGCTGACCCGCCTCACGGTGGCTGGTGCGATCTACATCACGGCGGTGTGTCTGACGCCGGAATTCCTGGTCACGTATTTCAACGTGCCCTTCACGTTCGGTGGCACATCGCTACTGATCACTGTCGTCGTCGTCATGGATTTCATGGCGCAGCTTCAGGCCCACCTGATGTCGCATCAGTACGAAGGTCTGTTGAAGAAGGCGAACCTGAAATCCTTGAGCAACAACGCCGGTCGTCCGGGCGTGGTTCGTCCGAGCTGA
- the rpmJ gene encoding 50S ribosomal protein L36, which produces MKVRASVKKICRNCKVVRRNGVVRVLCTDLRHKQRQG; this is translated from the coding sequence ATGAAAGTTCGTGCTTCCGTCAAGAAGATTTGCCGTAACTGCAAGGTTGTTCGCCGGAATGGCGTCGTTCGCGTGCTGTGCACGGATCTCCGTCACAAGCAGCGCCAGGGCTGA
- the rpsM gene encoding 30S ribosomal protein S13 yields MARIAGVNVPANKHTVIALQSIYGIGATRARKICDAANINPAVQLKTLTEGELDLLRAEIAKFAVEGDLRREVSMSIKRLMDMGCYRGQRHRRGLPVRGQRTRTNARTRKGPRKAIRK; encoded by the coding sequence ATGGCACGTATTGCGGGCGTCAATGTCCCGGCCAACAAGCACACCGTGATCGCGCTGCAGTCGATCTACGGCATCGGCGCGACTCGTGCGCGCAAGATCTGTGACGCGGCCAACATCAATCCGGCGGTTCAGCTGAAAACGCTGACCGAAGGCGAACTCGATCTGCTGCGTGCCGAAATCGCGAAGTTTGCGGTGGAAGGCGATCTGCGCCGCGAAGTGTCGATGAGCATCAAGCGCCTGATGGATATGGGTTGCTACCGCGGTCAGCGCCATCGTCGCGGCCTGCCGGTTCGCGGCCAGCGCACCCGTACCAATGCCCGTACCCGCAAGGGTCCGCGCAAAGCCATCCGCAAGTAA
- the rpsK gene encoding 30S ribosomal protein S11: protein MANTSAAAAAAKARKRVKKNVTDAIAHVHASFNNTIVLITDRQGNALSWSTSGACGFKGSRKSTPFAAQIAAERAATAAAEHGVKNLEVRIKGPGPGRESAVRSLNAAGFKVTNITDVTPIPHNGCRPSKRRRV, encoded by the coding sequence ATGGCCAATACCTCCGCCGCCGCTGCAGCCGCCAAGGCTCGCAAGCGCGTCAAGAAGAACGTGACCGACGCGATCGCTCACGTTCATGCTTCTTTCAACAACACGATCGTCCTGATCACTGATCGCCAGGGCAACGCTCTGTCGTGGTCGACCTCGGGTGCCTGCGGTTTCAAGGGCTCACGCAAGTCGACTCCGTTCGCCGCGCAGATTGCCGCCGAACGTGCTGCCACCGCTGCTGCCGAGCATGGCGTCAAGAATCTCGAAGTTCGTATCAAGGGCCCAGGCCCAGGTCGTGAATCGGCAGTGCGTTCGCTGAACGCCGCCGGCTTCAAGGTCACCAACATCACTGACGTGACGCCGATTCCGCATAACGGCTGCCGTCCGTCCAAGCGTCGCCGCGTGTAA
- the rpsD gene encoding 30S ribosomal protein S4, protein MARYIGPTCKLARRAGTDLLLKSRGRSLDTKCKLDTPPGQHGARKQRLSDYALQLREKQKLKQMYGLLERQFRNYYQKATRTKGATGLNLLRFLERRLDNVVYRMGFSATRAEARQLVSHKAITVNGKSVNIPSYSVQVGDVIQVREKSRNQTRITQALSVAAQIGLPEWVEVDEKALKGVFKALPERDQIVQDINENLVVELYSK, encoded by the coding sequence ATGGCACGTTATATCGGTCCCACCTGCAAACTCGCCCGCCGCGCCGGCACTGACCTCCTGCTCAAGAGCCGTGGTCGCTCGCTGGACACCAAGTGCAAGCTTGATACCCCTCCTGGCCAGCATGGCGCGCGCAAGCAGCGTCTGTCGGACTACGCGCTGCAGCTTCGCGAGAAGCAGAAGCTGAAGCAGATGTACGGTCTGCTCGAGCGTCAGTTCCGCAATTACTACCAGAAGGCTACGCGCACCAAGGGCGCCACCGGTCTGAACCTGCTCCGCTTCCTGGAGCGTCGTCTGGATAATGTGGTTTACCGCATGGGTTTCTCGGCCACTCGCGCCGAAGCCCGTCAGCTGGTCAGCCACAAGGCCATCACGGTCAACGGCAAGAGCGTCAACATTCCTTCGTACAGCGTGCAGGTCGGCGATGTAATCCAGGTTCGCGAGAAGTCGCGCAACCAGACGCGCATCACCCAGGCTCTGTCGGTGGCTGCGCAGATCGGTTTGCCGGAATGGGTCGAAGTTGATGAAAAAGCGCTGAAGGGCGTGTTCAAGGCACTGCCGGAACGCGACCAGATCGTCCAGGACATCAACGAAAACCTGGTCGTCGAGCTTTACTCGAAGTAA
- a CDS encoding DNA-directed RNA polymerase subunit alpha, with product MQGSVASFLKPRVVDVEQISSNRARITLEPLERGFGHTLGNALRRILLSSVPGSAITEAQIEGVVHEYSAVEGVQEDVIDILLNIKNIAVRMNARESAVLKLEKSGKGPITAADIQLDHDVEIVNPELVIANLTGGKISMTLKVTRGRGYQPAAARAQNNEDEGVSIGALQLDASYSPVRRVSYSVERARVEQRTDLDKLILDVDTNGGIDAGDAVRFAARILRDQLAVFVDFAEGEEPIVGTVGKKDLNPILFRPIDDLELGVRSTNCLKAENVYYIGDLVQRGETELMKTPNLGKKSLNEIKEALKAHDLELGMKLDNWSSPKVAA from the coding sequence ATGCAGGGTTCCGTCGCCAGTTTCCTCAAGCCGCGTGTTGTCGATGTTGAGCAGATTTCCTCGAATCGCGCGCGCATCACTCTGGAACCGCTGGAACGCGGCTTCGGACATACGCTGGGCAACGCGCTGCGCCGCATTCTTCTGTCTTCGGTTCCAGGCTCGGCCATCACCGAAGCGCAGATCGAAGGCGTGGTGCATGAGTACAGCGCCGTCGAAGGCGTGCAGGAAGATGTCATCGACATCCTGCTGAACATCAAGAACATCGCCGTTCGCATGAACGCGCGTGAGTCGGCCGTGCTGAAGCTCGAGAAGAGTGGCAAGGGCCCGATCACGGCGGCCGATATCCAGCTCGACCACGATGTCGAAATCGTCAACCCGGAACTGGTGATCGCCAACCTGACTGGCGGCAAGATCAGCATGACCCTCAAGGTCACGCGCGGTCGTGGCTATCAGCCGGCAGCCGCTCGTGCTCAGAACAACGAGGACGAAGGCGTTTCGATCGGCGCGCTGCAGCTCGACGCGTCGTACAGCCCGGTTCGCCGGGTCAGCTATTCGGTCGAGCGTGCTCGTGTCGAACAGCGGACCGACCTCGACAAGCTGATCCTCGATGTCGACACCAACGGTGGTATCGATGCCGGTGATGCAGTCCGCTTTGCGGCCCGCATCCTGCGCGATCAGCTGGCCGTGTTCGTCGATTTCGCGGAAGGCGAAGAGCCGATTGTCGGCACCGTCGGCAAGAAGGATCTGAACCCGATCCTGTTCCGCCCGATCGACGACCTCGAATTGGGCGTGCGTTCGACGAACTGCCTCAAGGCCGAGAACGTCTATTACATCGGCGACCTCGTGCAGCGCGGCGAGACCGAGCTTATGAAGACGCCGAACCTGGGCAAGAAGTCGTTGAACGAGATCAAGGAAGCGCTCAAGGCGCACGACCTCGAACTCGGCATGAAGCTCGACAATTGGTCGTCGCCCAAGGTTGCTGCGTAA
- the rplQ gene encoding 50S ribosomal protein L17, with the protein MRHKVAGRRLGRTTSHRKADLQNMAVSLFQHELIRTTVPKAKELRRVAEPLITRAKDDSVANRRLVFNRLRDRAMTQKLFLELGPRYSTRPGGYLRILRCGFRPGDNAPMAYVELVGRPAAAEGADA; encoded by the coding sequence ATGCGCCATAAAGTCGCGGGCCGCCGTCTCGGCCGCACCACCAGCCACCGCAAGGCCGATCTGCAGAACATGGCCGTGTCCCTGTTCCAGCACGAACTGATTCGTACCACGGTTCCGAAGGCAAAGGAACTGCGCCGTGTTGCCGAGCCGCTGATCACCCGTGCCAAGGATGACAGCGTTGCCAACCGTCGTTTGGTGTTCAACCGTCTGCGCGACCGCGCCATGACCCAGAAGCTGTTCCTGGAACTGGGTCCGCGTTACTCGACGCGCCCGGGTGGTTACCTGCGCATCCTGCGCTGCGGCTTCCGCCCTGGCGACAATGCGCCGATGGCGTACGTCGAACTCGTTGGCCGTCCGGCTGCTGCGGAAGGCGCGGACGCCTGA